One segment of Pseudomonas pohangensis DNA contains the following:
- the prpF gene encoding 2-methylaconitate cis-trans isomerase PrpF — MAHVAQVKIPATYMRGGTSKGVFFRLQDLPEACQVPGAARDKLFMRVIGSPDPYSAHIDGMGGATSSTSKCVILSKSTQPDHDVDYLYGQVSIDKAFVDWSGNCGNLSTGAGAFALHAGLVDPARIPQNGTCVVRIWQANIQKTIIAHVPVTNGQVQETGDFELDGVTFPAAEIVLEFLDPSDDGEEGGSMFPTGNLVDDLEVPGIGTLKATMITAGIPTVFVNASEIGYTGTELREQINGDPAALARFEAIRVAGALRMGLIKTPEEAATRQHTPKIAFVAAPVDYTASSGKTIQASEIDLLVRALSMGKLHHAMMGTAAVAIGTAAAIPGTLVNLAAGGGERTAVRFGHPSGTLRVGAEAVQVEGNWTVTKAIMSRSARVLMEGWVRVPGDTF, encoded by the coding sequence ATGGCTCACGTAGCACAGGTCAAAATTCCCGCCACCTATATGCGCGGCGGCACCAGTAAAGGTGTGTTCTTCAGGTTGCAGGATCTGCCCGAGGCCTGCCAGGTACCGGGTGCCGCGCGCGACAAGCTGTTCATGCGCGTGATCGGCAGCCCGGACCCGTACTCCGCGCACATTGACGGTATGGGCGGCGCCACTTCCAGCACCAGCAAGTGCGTGATTTTGAGCAAAAGCACGCAGCCTGATCATGACGTGGACTATCTCTACGGCCAGGTATCCATCGACAAGGCCTTTGTCGACTGGAGCGGCAACTGCGGCAACCTGTCCACCGGCGCCGGCGCTTTTGCCCTGCATGCCGGTCTGGTTGATCCGGCGCGCATCCCGCAGAACGGCACCTGTGTGGTGCGCATCTGGCAGGCCAATATCCAGAAGACCATCATCGCCCATGTACCGGTGACCAATGGTCAGGTGCAGGAAACCGGCGACTTCGAACTGGATGGCGTGACCTTTCCGGCTGCCGAAATCGTACTGGAGTTCCTCGACCCGTCCGATGATGGCGAGGAGGGCGGTTCGATGTTCCCCACCGGCAATCTGGTTGATGACCTGGAAGTTCCCGGTATCGGTACGCTGAAGGCGACCATGATCACTGCCGGCATCCCTACAGTGTTTGTGAATGCCAGCGAAATTGGTTACACCGGCACCGAGTTGCGTGAGCAGATCAATGGCGACCCCGCAGCACTGGCCAGATTCGAAGCCATCCGTGTTGCCGGCGCCTTGCGCATGGGTCTGATCAAGACCCCGGAAGAGGCGGCCACCCGCCAGCACACGCCGAAAATTGCCTTCGTGGCAGCACCAGTCGACTACACCGCCTCCAGTGGCAAAACCATCCAGGCCAGCGAGATTGATCTGCTGGTGCGGGCACTGTCCATGGGCAAGCTGCACCACGCCATGATGGGCACCGCAGCGGTGGCGATCGGCACCGCTGCTGCGATTCCCGGCACGCTGGTGAACCTGGCGGCCGGGGGTGGCGAGCGCACGGCGGTGCGTTTCGGGCATCCGTCCGGTACGCTGCGTGTGGGTGCCGAAGCGGTTCAGGTTGAAGGTAACTGGACGGTGACCAAAGCGATCATGAGTCGTAGTGCGCGGGTGTTGATGGAAGGCTGGGTGCGTGTGCCCGGAGATACGTTCTGA